In Erigeron canadensis isolate Cc75 chromosome 1, C_canadensis_v1, whole genome shotgun sequence, a single window of DNA contains:
- the LOC122602698 gene encoding putative L-ascorbate peroxidase 6 isoform X1, producing MSITITTAVDLSLRHHIGCQSPAKFRRKVEFSCACSTVKSAVCSALSSSTAVSDSNEEEDDVSTSYGRRMLVSMFTFLLPLPKSILQHSGANSNANAADDVTLLQEEIRKVLTKGKAAGVLRLVFHDAGTYDMDDNSGGMNGSISYELDRPENKGLKKSFKIVAEAKKIVEEKQPVSMSDMIAVAGAEAVSFCGGPVIPIELGRLDSMMPDPEGKLPEETLDAFGLKQSFQKKGFSTQELVALSGAHTLGSKGFGNPVTFDNAYYKVLLEKPWLSSGMTSMVGLPSDRTLVEDDECIRWISKYAEDQELFFEDFKNAYIKLVNTGAKWRRDS from the exons ATGTCGATCACTATTACTACTGCCGTCGACCTGTCTCTCCGGCATCATATTGGCTGTCAATCTCCCGCCAAATTTCGCCGGAAAGTTGAGTTTAGCTGTGCCTGTAGCACCGTTAAGTCCGCCGTTTGTTCCGCGCTATCCTCATCCACCGCCGTtagtgattcaa ATGAGGAGGAGGATGATGTAAGCACTTCATATGGCAGGAGAATGTTGGTTTCTATGTTCACATTTCTTTTGCCTCTACCTAAATCAATACTACAACATTCTGGTGCTAACTCTAATGCTAATGCCGCGGA TGATGTAACCTTATTACAGGAAGAGATAAGAAAAGTATTGACTAAGGGCAAGGCTGCTGGTGTTCTTCGCTTGGTTTTTCATGATGCAGGAACGTACGATATGGATGACAATTCCG GTGGTATGAATGGCTCTATATCTTATGAACTTGATAGACCTGAAAATAAAGGTCTTAAAAAATCTTTCAAG aTTGTCGCAGAAGCCAAAAAGATAGTGGAGGAGAAACAGCCAG TATCGATGTCAGATATGATTGCTGTGGCTGGAGCTGAAGCTGTCTCGTTTTGTGGAGGTCCAGTGATACCCATTGAATTGGGCAGATTAGACTCCAT GATGCCTGATCCCGAGGGGAAACTTCCAGAAGAAACATTAGACGCCTTTGGGCTCAAACagagttttcaaaagaaagGTTTTTC AACACAAGAACTTGTAGCATTATCGGGTGCTCATACACTTGGAAGCAAGGGTTTTGGAAATCCAGTTACCTTTGATAATGCATACTATAAAGTACTGTTGGAAAAGCCTTGGTTATCTTCAG GTATGACATCTATGGTTGGTCTTCCTTCAGACCGTACTCTTGTTGAGGATGATGAATGCATAAG GTGGATCTCAAAGTATGCTGAAGATCAAGAATTGTTTTTTGAAGATTTCAAGAACGCCTATATCAAACTTGTTAATACTGGTGCAAAATGGAGAAGGGACTCATAG
- the LOC122602698 gene encoding putative L-ascorbate peroxidase 6 isoform X2: MLVSMFTFLLPLPKSILQHSGANSNANAADDVTLLQEEIRKVLTKGKAAGVLRLVFHDAGTYDMDDNSGGMNGSISYELDRPENKGLKKSFKIVAEAKKIVEEKQPVSMSDMIAVAGAEAVSFCGGPVIPIELGRLDSMMPDPEGKLPEETLDAFGLKQSFQKKGFSTQELVALSGAHTLGSKGFGNPVTFDNAYYKVLLEKPWLSSGMTSMVGLPSDRTLVEDDECIRWISKYAEDQELFFEDFKNAYIKLVNTGAKWRRDS, encoded by the exons ATGTTGGTTTCTATGTTCACATTTCTTTTGCCTCTACCTAAATCAATACTACAACATTCTGGTGCTAACTCTAATGCTAATGCCGCGGA TGATGTAACCTTATTACAGGAAGAGATAAGAAAAGTATTGACTAAGGGCAAGGCTGCTGGTGTTCTTCGCTTGGTTTTTCATGATGCAGGAACGTACGATATGGATGACAATTCCG GTGGTATGAATGGCTCTATATCTTATGAACTTGATAGACCTGAAAATAAAGGTCTTAAAAAATCTTTCAAG aTTGTCGCAGAAGCCAAAAAGATAGTGGAGGAGAAACAGCCAG TATCGATGTCAGATATGATTGCTGTGGCTGGAGCTGAAGCTGTCTCGTTTTGTGGAGGTCCAGTGATACCCATTGAATTGGGCAGATTAGACTCCAT GATGCCTGATCCCGAGGGGAAACTTCCAGAAGAAACATTAGACGCCTTTGGGCTCAAACagagttttcaaaagaaagGTTTTTC AACACAAGAACTTGTAGCATTATCGGGTGCTCATACACTTGGAAGCAAGGGTTTTGGAAATCCAGTTACCTTTGATAATGCATACTATAAAGTACTGTTGGAAAAGCCTTGGTTATCTTCAG GTATGACATCTATGGTTGGTCTTCCTTCAGACCGTACTCTTGTTGAGGATGATGAATGCATAAG GTGGATCTCAAAGTATGCTGAAGATCAAGAATTGTTTTTTGAAGATTTCAAGAACGCCTATATCAAACTTGTTAATACTGGTGCAAAATGGAGAAGGGACTCATAG